The Bacteroidia bacterium genome contains the following window.
CATCGTACATGTCTACCACAGGTTTAGTATCTTGGATAATCGCTTCGTAAAACGTTTCTAATTCCATTTTAATAGCGTTGACAGGTGGAGTAGGCAAGGTTTCATAATGTAAGTTCTCGGGCATTTCGCCTTTTTCAAGCGCTTGTTTGAGCTTTATGCGAGCATCAGGAGCACTCATATTTTTGAGTTGGAATATTTCCGCTTTTTTTTCTAAAAAATCCATAGTAATGTATGCATCTTGCTGAAATAAGCGCATCTTTCGCATATTTTTAAGACTAATCCGAGATGCCGTTACGTTTGCCACAGCCCCATTTTCAAAAGTAATACGAGCATTTACAATATCAGGAGTTTCGCTGACTACGGCTACACCGCTAGCATCTACCTTGATTACTTTGGATGGAATCATGCTCTGTATCACGTCAATATCGTGAATCATTAAATCTAATACCACAGAAACATCCGTGCCTCTGGGATTAAACTGCGCTAAACGATGACTTTCTATAAATAGAGGTTGCG
Protein-coding sequences here:
- a CDS encoding Gfo/Idh/MocA family oxidoreductase, which encodes MSEQKLKIGVVGAGHLGKIHINCIKQIPSYELVGFYDIDENTAQEVSKKLNVPHFDTLEALIANIDVLDVVVPTLYHYACAVQAIQAQKHVFIEKPFTTTLQEAQSLIELALAYKVKIQVGHVERFNPAFLAVQSLAPQPLFIESHRLAQFNPRGTDVSVVLDLMIHDIDVIQSMIPSKVIKVDASGVAVVSETPDIVNARITFENGAVANVTASRISLKNMRKMRLFQQDAYITMDFLEKKAEIFQLKNMSAPDARIKLKQALEKGEMPENLHYETLPTPPVNAIKMELETFYEAIIQDTKPVVDMYDGYRALETAFMVIDNINKHLSSIKV